From Chroogloeocystis siderophila 5.2 s.c.1, one genomic window encodes:
- a CDS encoding sulfurtransferase, translating to MTDLQSVVSAKWLFEHLKDPQVAIADCRFSLVDPQLGYQQYQESHIPGAFYLDLNQDLSDPVAPHGGRHPLPDPHKFAHKLSQLGITSKTFVVAYDDSRFAFAARLWWLLRYLGHTQVAVLDGGFTGWLNSGYPVTDVLPESQHGEFVPRVQVDRVVDITTVKARKDDPGVVLVDSRESDRYSGKREPIDPIAGHIPGAVNYPWQEVSDAQGYLRSPTAQRDRWENLKSAEEIIVYCGSGVTACVNLLSLELAKIDTGKLYAGSWSDWCSYLLAEPPTEETQNKSDRPSS from the coding sequence ATGACCGACTTGCAATCAGTAGTTTCTGCAAAATGGCTGTTTGAACACTTGAAAGATCCACAAGTGGCGATCGCCGATTGTCGTTTTTCGCTGGTCGATCCACAACTTGGTTATCAACAATATCAAGAAAGTCATATTCCAGGAGCTTTCTATTTAGATTTAAACCAAGATCTTTCTGACCCTGTAGCGCCACACGGCGGACGTCATCCGTTACCTGATCCGCATAAATTCGCGCACAAATTATCACAACTAGGTATCACTTCAAAAACATTTGTCGTTGCTTACGATGACTCGCGCTTTGCTTTTGCTGCACGGTTGTGGTGGCTATTACGTTACTTAGGACACACTCAAGTCGCTGTTTTGGACGGTGGTTTCACTGGCTGGCTAAATAGTGGCTATCCTGTAACTGATGTCCTTCCTGAATCCCAACACGGTGAGTTTGTACCGCGAGTTCAAGTCGATCGCGTTGTTGATATAACAACAGTTAAAGCTCGTAAAGATGATCCTGGGGTGGTTCTTGTCGATTCACGCGAAAGCGATCGCTATTCTGGAAAACGCGAACCTATCGATCCAATTGCAGGTCATATTCCTGGTGCAGTAAATTATCCTTGGCAAGAAGTTTCTGATGCGCAAGGTTACTTGCGATCGCCTACCGCACAACGCGATCGTTGGGAAAACCTCAAATCTGCGGAAGAAATTATCGTTTATTGCGGCTCTGGCGTGACAGCGTGCGTTAATTTACTTTCTCTTGAGTTGGCTAAAATTGATACCGGAAAGCTTTATGCTGGTAGCTGGAGTGACTGGTGTTCTTATCTCCTCGCTGAACCACCAACCGAGGAAACTCAAAATAAAAGCGATCGCCCTAGTTCTTAA
- a CDS encoding transglutaminase TgpA family protein yields MQQRNRIKASLALSGWNQWRQPRATEITEIEESRLLRSLVQALVTVGIIATDVAAETQFSLWAVPLSIVGAIWSWYRRHDRNIPTKFCIAIAMLAALAAFFGRLLGELNDTRVLLAELLIQLHVCHSFDLPRRKDLGYSIVIGLILLAVAGTLSQTLAFAPLLLLFLAIALPVLVLDYRSRLGIEERGVRNEGQGEKFSFVTLKSTGILFLVTVGLGLTVFAVLPRFPGYQLRTFPVSAPIDIQEFDGRSIVNPGYVREGSGGGTSGGSGSDAQGRTDVDETFYYGFNSEINQNLRGEMKPKVVMRVRSQAEGFWRVLGFDHYTGKGWEISRNEQVVNLKRPTWSYQIFLSPPAIAGATREVVQTYTIVSSLPNLIPALAYPTQIFFPAPEIAVDPEGGLRSPVGLSKDLTYTVISQVPYRDRTLLGQASTNYPKNISNYYLQVPPEIATRVQQRTQEILANYNQQRVGQSEKALTSPYEQALYLAQYLKQNYAIPENPLVPYLAENEDLVEAFLFKHKGGYPDHFSTALTIMLRSIGIPARLTVGFTSGEFNPFTGLYIVRNTDAYALTEVYFPEYGWFTFDPIPGHPLIPPSVEEAQTFSVLQKFWQWIAGWLPSPVSGFLNTLFAAVSDRITAAIAWFIALFSQGWLGVLTALIVATGISFLSWLGLQQWRIWRRNQTLAKLHPIERLYQQMLDWTATQGLHKHAAQTPLEYAQILHQHYPTSVAKVIEEICQAYLSWRYGGQLPDVEELTMQWQTLKKYQLSNRKISQRGYKATM; encoded by the coding sequence ATGCAACAGCGAAATCGAATTAAAGCATCGCTTGCGCTATCTGGTTGGAATCAGTGGCGACAGCCTAGGGCAACAGAAATCACTGAGATCGAAGAATCGCGACTTTTGCGATCGCTTGTCCAAGCATTAGTCACTGTTGGAATTATTGCAACTGATGTTGCAGCAGAAACGCAGTTTAGCTTATGGGCAGTACCCTTGAGTATTGTTGGGGCAATTTGGAGTTGGTATCGCCGTCACGATCGCAATATTCCGACCAAGTTTTGCATTGCGATTGCGATGTTAGCAGCACTCGCCGCATTTTTTGGGCGCTTGTTGGGAGAATTAAATGATACCAGGGTTCTTCTCGCTGAACTTTTAATTCAACTTCACGTCTGTCATAGCTTTGATTTACCTCGTCGCAAAGATTTAGGCTATTCCATCGTCATCGGGTTAATTTTACTTGCAGTTGCAGGCACACTGAGTCAGACTTTAGCGTTTGCACCACTGTTACTGCTTTTTTTGGCGATCGCTTTACCTGTATTAGTTTTAGATTATCGTTCGCGATTGGGTATTGAGGAGCGAGGGGTAAGGAATGAGGGGCAAGGGGAGAAGTTTTCCTTCGTTACGCTCAAAAGCACAGGAATACTATTTTTAGTTACTGTGGGGCTAGGCTTAACTGTTTTTGCGGTTTTACCTCGGTTTCCAGGTTATCAGCTACGAACATTTCCTGTAAGTGCGCCGATTGATATTCAAGAATTTGATGGGCGCAGTATTGTTAATCCAGGTTACGTGCGCGAGGGAAGCGGTGGAGGAACAAGTGGCGGTAGTGGTAGCGACGCCCAAGGGAGAACAGATGTAGACGAAACTTTTTACTACGGGTTTAATAGCGAGATTAATCAAAATTTACGCGGCGAGATGAAACCCAAAGTTGTCATGCGGGTGCGATCGCAAGCGGAAGGATTTTGGCGCGTCTTGGGATTCGATCACTATACGGGTAAAGGCTGGGAAATTTCGCGTAATGAACAAGTCGTCAACCTCAAACGTCCAACTTGGTCGTATCAAATATTTTTATCACCACCTGCGATCGCTGGAGCGACGCGAGAAGTTGTCCAAACGTATACCATCGTTTCTAGCTTACCAAATTTAATTCCAGCGTTAGCTTATCCTACGCAAATATTCTTTCCCGCACCCGAAATTGCGGTCGATCCAGAAGGCGGTTTGCGATCGCCTGTGGGATTATCGAAAGATCTCACTTATACTGTAATTTCGCAAGTTCCTTACCGCGATCGCACTTTATTAGGACAAGCGTCAACAAATTACCCAAAAAATATCAGTAATTATTATCTACAAGTTCCACCAGAAATTGCCACGCGGGTACAACAACGCACTCAAGAAATCTTAGCGAACTATAATCAACAACGTGTAGGACAATCAGAAAAAGCACTCACATCGCCTTACGAGCAAGCTTTATACCTCGCGCAGTATCTCAAGCAGAATTACGCTATTCCAGAAAATCCTTTAGTTCCGTATCTTGCAGAAAATGAAGATTTAGTCGAAGCTTTTCTCTTTAAACACAAAGGTGGTTATCCCGATCACTTTTCTACTGCATTAACAATTATGCTGCGTTCTATTGGGATTCCGGCGCGGTTAACGGTGGGCTTTACTTCTGGAGAATTCAATCCGTTTACAGGTTTATATATTGTACGTAACACAGATGCGTATGCATTGACTGAAGTATATTTTCCTGAATATGGCTGGTTTACTTTCGATCCAATTCCAGGACACCCGTTGATTCCGCCTTCAGTCGAAGAGGCGCAAACGTTTAGTGTTTTGCAAAAATTCTGGCAATGGATTGCTGGGTGGTTACCAAGCCCTGTATCGGGTTTTCTCAATACGCTATTCGCGGCAGTGTCGGATAGAATAACTGCGGCGATCGCATGGTTTATTGCGCTGTTTTCTCAAGGTTGGCTGGGTGTTTTAACGGCATTAATTGTTGCTACTGGAATCAGTTTCTTAAGTTGGTTAGGTTTACAACAATGGCGAATTTGGCGCAGAAACCAGACTTTAGCCAAATTACATCCAATCGAGAGATTGTACCAACAAATGCTTGATTGGACAGCAACGCAAGGCTTACACAAACACGCTGCTCAAACACCACTAGAATATGCACAAATATTGCATCAGCATTATCCTACAAGCGTTGCTAAAGTCATTGAGGAAATTTGCCAAGCTTACCTAAGTTGGCGCTATGGTGGACAATTACCTGATGTCGAAGAATTAACAATGCAGTGGCAAACTTTGAAAAAATATCAGCTATCCAATAGAAAAATCTCCCAAAGAGGTTATAAAGCAACAATGTAA
- a CDS encoding tyrosinase family protein, which yields MSSSLSRREVLRLLSFLSAGAAGVASVPLIGELFASKATAQTSSVYVRESIATFMQSPTKIAALRRGIQVMQSRSSSNPTSWIYQANMHGIPSNESRRLTAWGTCNHGSFFFFPWHRMYLYYFERILRQASGDSTLALPYWNYSDFPDQRTLPEAFRNRLLPDGSTNSLYVEQRAPGINQGTTALASAEVSYEGAFQRTNFFHTSSGQQSFGGRRATSAMHRGSGGGLLEGRPHNQVHVVVGGSSGWMRQVEMAARDPIFWLHHANIDRLWERWLLLGNGRANPTNDSDWMSDRFTFFDENARQVTMRGRDILNTVQQLNYRYDDAPLGNQVLVNGMSDANRSTQQTTTTPQLLATTPINNQQMLVELREAPVTLNLRFPQSQGVRPFSSSRTITAGSVTLNVEKVEYNPRNSIPYEVYINLPQGVPPDRNSPYYVGRLALFAHPQKATFSLDITEAVSELQRLNLITGDSISVTFVPPGGEMNAMQRTERTREAPGVVRFERVTITTTN from the coding sequence ATGTCTTCTAGTCTTTCGCGACGTGAAGTTTTAAGGCTACTCAGCTTCTTATCTGCTGGGGCTGCTGGTGTAGCAAGTGTGCCACTAATTGGCGAACTTTTTGCAAGTAAAGCCACGGCACAAACAAGTTCTGTTTATGTTCGTGAAAGTATAGCCACGTTCATGCAGTCGCCTACGAAAATTGCAGCTTTAAGAAGAGGAATTCAGGTGATGCAGTCGCGGTCTAGTTCTAACCCGACAAGCTGGATCTACCAGGCTAATATGCATGGTATTCCCAGCAACGAGTCCCGCAGATTGACCGCATGGGGTACTTGCAATCATGGCAGCTTCTTCTTTTTTCCTTGGCACCGAATGTATCTATACTACTTTGAGCGAATTCTGCGTCAGGCGTCTGGCGATTCGACTTTAGCGCTGCCATACTGGAATTATTCAGATTTTCCCGATCAGCGGACTTTACCTGAAGCATTTCGGAATCGACTACTACCTGATGGCTCTACCAATTCGCTCTATGTAGAACAGCGCGCCCCTGGGATTAACCAAGGTACGACAGCGTTAGCATCAGCTGAAGTCAGTTACGAGGGAGCTTTTCAACGTACAAACTTCTTTCATACCAGTTCTGGACAGCAAAGCTTTGGTGGTCGAAGAGCTACAAGTGCAATGCACCGAGGTTCTGGGGGAGGACTTTTGGAGGGACGACCACACAACCAAGTTCATGTTGTTGTTGGTGGTAGCAGTGGTTGGATGCGCCAAGTAGAAATGGCGGCTCGCGATCCAATTTTTTGGCTACATCATGCGAATATTGATCGCTTGTGGGAACGGTGGCTTTTGTTAGGTAATGGAAGAGCAAATCCTACCAATGATAGTGATTGGATGAGCGATCGCTTTACCTTCTTTGATGAAAATGCCAGACAAGTGACAATGCGTGGTAGAGATATCCTTAATACAGTGCAGCAACTAAACTATAGATATGACGACGCCCCGCTAGGAAACCAAGTGCTGGTAAATGGAATGAGTGATGCTAACCGCTCTACACAGCAAACAACTACAACTCCTCAACTGTTAGCGACAACACCTATAAACAATCAGCAAATGTTGGTAGAACTCAGAGAAGCTCCAGTGACTCTAAATTTACGATTCCCACAGTCACAAGGAGTAAGACCATTTAGTAGTTCTAGAACCATAACAGCAGGTTCTGTCACACTCAACGTTGAGAAGGTTGAATATAATCCCAGAAATTCAATTCCCTACGAGGTTTACATTAACCTCCCACAAGGAGTTCCTCCAGACCGCAACAGTCCTTACTATGTAGGCAGATTAGCACTATTTGCGCATCCTCAAAAAGCTACCTTTAGTCTTGATATTACTGAAGCGGTAAGCGAGCTACAGCGACTTAATCTCATAACAGGAGATTCTATCTCAGTAACTTTCGTTCCACCTGGTGGAGAGATGAATGCAATGCAAAGAACGGAGCGCACTAGAGAAGCGCCAGGAGTCGTTCGCTTTGAACGCGTGACAATTACTACAACCAATTAA
- a CDS encoding tRNA (5-methylaminomethyl-2-thiouridine)(34)-methyltransferase MnmD, with amino-acid sequence MPSEEFVPQPTADGSFTFFSAEFNEAFHSQYGARQEAERKFVEPTQLQQKAQQPRIRLLDICYGLGYNTAAALATIWHVNPCCYVEVIGLESNPDVPKSAIAHNLLQSWDEPIPQLLTQLANKHLVQTSHYKATLLIGDARKTIQTLHQLNFQADAIFLDPFSPPHCPQLWTVEFLQYVALCLAPNGRLATYSCAAAVRTALIQAGLKIGSTPPVGRRSPGTVAAWEAINLPTLSPEEQEHLLTRAAIPYRDPQLSDSATVILQRRQQEQNASSLMSTSQWRKQTIKNSKNTLQKN; translated from the coding sequence ATGCCTAGTGAAGAATTTGTTCCTCAGCCTACCGCCGATGGCTCATTTACGTTTTTTTCCGCAGAATTTAATGAAGCGTTTCACAGCCAGTACGGAGCGCGTCAAGAAGCTGAAAGAAAGTTTGTCGAACCAACACAACTGCAACAAAAAGCTCAGCAACCTCGAATAAGGCTATTAGATATTTGCTATGGTTTGGGTTACAACACGGCAGCGGCTTTAGCAACGATTTGGCACGTGAATCCTTGCTGCTACGTTGAGGTTATTGGTTTAGAATCGAATCCAGATGTCCCAAAATCAGCGATCGCGCATAACCTGCTGCAATCTTGGGATGAACCCATACCCCAACTTTTAACTCAACTAGCAAATAAACATCTAGTCCAAACAAGTCATTATAAAGCGACGCTACTCATCGGTGATGCCCGAAAGACAATTCAAACACTACATCAACTCAACTTTCAAGCTGATGCTATTTTTCTCGATCCCTTCTCACCACCACATTGCCCACAACTTTGGACGGTAGAATTTCTCCAGTACGTTGCTTTGTGTTTAGCTCCTAATGGGCGGTTAGCGACGTATTCGTGTGCGGCAGCGGTACGCACTGCGTTGATTCAAGCTGGGTTAAAGATTGGTTCGACACCACCCGTCGGAAGGCGATCGCCAGGAACAGTAGCGGCTTGGGAAGCCATTAATCTCCCTACATTATCACCAGAAGAACAAGAGCATCTCCTCACGCGTGCGGCGATTCCTTACCGCGATCCACAATTAAGCGATTCAGCTACTGTTATTTTGCAACGACGTCAGCAAGAACAAAACGCAAGCTCGTTAATGTCAACATCACAGTGGCGAAAGCAAACTATAAAAAATAGTAAGAACACACTACAAAAGAATTAA
- a CDS encoding calcium-binding protein, with translation MAIIKGTAGNDNLKGGLNNDKLYGYEGEDTLNGGAGIDTLIGGTGSDVYIVDTTTDVIIEYSGGGAHDTVKSSVSYTLGAYVNDLVLTGSRNINGTGNELDNIITGNSGRNVLRGFAGNDQLNGSNDKRSDTLYGGVGNDSLKGGSKDKLYGGAGNDRLIGDHVGFFDNPDDTIYMDGGDGNDYLYASHDAEMYGRRGNDTITGGTSVYIDGGDGDDLLNGDESTIYGGKGNDTITGSYSSLYGGDGDDVLSGIAEMEGGQGNDTLIAGDWDSGFIFSRPTDGIDTITNFAADKGHKIYVSASGFGGGLVEGELLPGQLKFGTSATEADDRFIYDTSSGALYFDVDGVLGTGSQVQLAILVGAPELTSSSIYVNS, from the coding sequence ATGGCAATAATTAAAGGAACTGCTGGTAACGATAACTTAAAAGGTGGCTTAAACAACGATAAGCTCTACGGTTATGAAGGTGAGGATACTTTAAATGGTGGTGCAGGAATCGATACTTTAATTGGTGGTACAGGTAGCGATGTTTACATTGTAGACACAACTACGGATGTCATTATTGAATATTCTGGTGGCGGCGCTCACGATACGGTGAAATCTTCTGTAAGCTACACTCTGGGGGCTTATGTAAATGATTTGGTACTAACTGGAAGCAGGAATATTAATGGTACAGGCAACGAACTAGACAATATCATCACTGGTAATAGCGGTAGAAATGTTTTAAGAGGTTTTGCTGGTAACGATCAGCTTAATGGTAGTAATGACAAGCGCAGCGATACACTTTATGGCGGAGTTGGTAACGACTCGCTTAAGGGTGGTAGCAAAGATAAACTTTATGGAGGCGCTGGAAACGATCGCTTAATCGGAGACCACGTCGGATTTTTTGATAACCCAGACGACACAATATATATGGATGGCGGTGACGGCAATGATTATCTCTATGCTAGTCATGATGCTGAAATGTATGGTCGTAGAGGTAACGACACTATCACGGGCGGTACTTCGGTTTACATCGACGGTGGCGACGGTGACGATTTACTCAATGGTGATGAAAGTACAATTTACGGTGGCAAAGGTAATGACACCATAACAGGCAGTTACAGTAGCCTTTATGGTGGCGATGGTGATGATGTTTTAAGTGGAATTGCTGAAATGGAAGGTGGTCAGGGAAATGATACTCTGATCGCAGGTGATTGGGATAGTGGCTTTATCTTCAGTAGACCAACTGATGGAATTGATACAATTACGAACTTCGCAGCAGATAAAGGTCACAAAATTTATGTTTCTGCCAGTGGTTTTGGTGGTGGACTTGTAGAAGGAGAATTGTTACCAGGGCAGTTAAAATTTGGGACTTCAGCAACCGAAGCTGACGATCGCTTTATTTACGATACATCTTCTGGCGCGTTGTATTTTGATGTTGATGGTGTATTAGGTACTGGTTCGCAAGTCCAGTTAGCAATTTTAGTCGGTGCTCCTGAGTTAACATCTAGTAGTATCTACGTTAATAGCTAA